Genomic window (Candidatus Krumholzibacteriota bacterium):
AGCGCCCCGGCGAGCAGGATGGGCGTCATGACTCGTCTGTTCATCGTTCCGTCCTCTTTTCCCCGGCCCGTCGGGCTCTGCCCGCCGTTACCCGGTTCAACGCAGGCTGTCGGCCGCGACGAGTTCGTTCCGGCCGTCCCGCCTGATGGCGTATTCGAATCCCTCCCGGAGGGAACACGCGCCGACGTTGCCCGTTCGATCGAGGGCGACGAAGGCGACCTGGAAATCCGTCCGTCCCCCGTGCGCCAGCACGATCCGTTCGAGCGCCTCGGCGCAGGCATCGCGGGGTGAACCGCCTCTTCTCATATGCTCGACCACGAGAAACGTTCCGCAGACCCGCATGATCGCCTCGCCCCGGCCGGTGGCCGCGGCCGCGCCGACCTCGTTGTCGACGAAAAGCCCCGCGCCGGGGATCGGCGAATCGCCCACCCGGCCGCGGAGCTTGAAGGCCGCGCCGCTGGTCGTGCAGGCGCCGGCGAGATCGCCGGTCGCGTCGAGCGCGAGAACGCCGATCGTGTCGTGGTCTTCGCCGGGCGGGATCGTCTTTCCCCCGCCCCGCTTCCACGTCCGCCACGCCTCCCGGGCCCGGTCGGTCAGCAGTCCGCTCTTTTCGAAACCGCACCGGCGGGCGAATGCTTCGGCGCCGGCGCCGGCGAGCATCACGTGGTCGGTCCGCTCCATCACCGCGCGCGCGATCGAGACGGGGTGGCGGAAACCATCGACGAAGGCGACCGCGCCGGCCAGGCCGTCCGGGCCCATGATCGATGCGTCGAGGGTGACGCGCCCGGCCGCATCGGGATAACCGCCGTAGCCGACGCTCGTCACCCCGGGGTCGTCCTCCGTCACGCGCGCCCCCGCCTCGACGGCGTCGAGGGCCGTCCCGCCGGCGGCGAGGATCGCCCACGCCGCCTCGTTGGCGGCGAGGCCGTGCGGCCACGTCGAGAGCGCCGTCGGAACCGATTCGCCGCCGCGCGATGCGCCCTCCGCGTTCAACCTGTCGAGCGGCATCGCACCTCCCGCCGCGCGGGGCGCGGGCGCCGTCCGGAACCTGTCGCCGGCCGCCGCGCCCGACCTACCCGATCTTCCTGCGGACGAGCTCCTTCTTGAGTTCGGATATCGCCTTCGTCGGGTTCAGGTCCTTCGGACACGCCTCGACACAGTTGAAGATCGTGTGGCAGCGCCACAGGCCGTGCTTGTCGTCGCACGCGTCGAGATGGGCCTTCGCGCCGTCGTCGCGGCTGTCCGCCACGAAACGGTACGCCTTGAGGAAGGCGTGGGGCCCGATGTAGTCGCCGTCCGCCCAGAAGGAGGGACAGGAGCTCGTGCATGCGCCGCAAAGGATGCACTCGTAGAGCCCCAGGAGCTTCTCGCGCTCCTCGGGGCTCTGCAGCCGCTCCTGGTCGGTGGGCGGCGGGCCGTTCGCGATGAGCCAGGGCTTGACCGCCATGAGCCCGCGAACGAGCGGATCGAGCGAGACGGCGAGATCCTTGACGACGGGATAGCCGGGCATGGGCCGGATCTCGATCCGGTTCGAGCCGAGCGTGGCGGCCTGCGTCTCGCAGGCGAGCCGGTTCATCCCGTTGACCCACATGGCGCAGGAGCCGCAGATGCCGCTCCGGCACGAACGCCGGAAGGTCAGGGTGCCGTCCTGCTTCCACTTGATCTCGTTGAGGCAGTCGAGGATCGTCATCCCCTTGCGGACGTCGACCTGGTACTCCTGCACGTACCGGCCCCGGCGCTCGTCGTCGGGATTGAACCGATGAATCTTGAACGTCATCATCGCCATTGCGGGGGCCTCCTTTTAATACGTGCGCTCTTTCGGCTGGAAGCGCGTGATGACGACGGGCTTGTAGTCGAACCGCACCTCGCCGCCTGTCTTCCAGGCGAGGGTGTGTTTGAGCCACTTCTCGTCGTCGCGCTTGGGGAAGTCGACGCGGCTGTGGGCCCCGCGGCTCTCCTGGCGCTTGAGGGCGCCGGCGACGATGAGCTCGGAGAACTCGAGCATGTGGCCCAGCTCGATCGCCTCGAGCAGGTCGTAGTTGAAGCGGCGGCTCCGGTCGTCGATGCGTATCCGGGCGAACCGCTTCTCGAGACTCACGAGGTCGGCCATCATCGCTTCGAGCTTCTCGGCGTTGCGGAAGATCCCGCAGTCGCGCGTCATGCGCTCCTGCAGCTCCTCGCGCAGGTCGGAGACCCGCTGGTCGCCGTCGGCGGAGAGGACGCGGTCGATCTCCGCGATGGAGACCCTGGCCGCGTCGGCCGGAAGCTCGGGGAACTCGCGGGTCTCGCGGAGGAACCGCACCATCGACTTGCCGGCGCGGCGCCCGAAGAGGGAGGCCTCGAGCAGGGAGTTCGTCCCCAGGCGGTTTCCACCGTGGACGCTGACGCAGGCGCACTCGCCGCCGGCGAAGAAGCCGGTCACCGGCGTCTCCTTGCCGTCGAGCAGCACGCGGGCGTCCTTGTCGGTGGGAATGCCCCCCATCGAGTAGTGGGCCGTCGGCTGGATCGGGATCGGCTCCTTCGTGCAGTCGACGTGGAGGAACTTCCAGGCGAGCTCGTGGATCTGCGGAAGCTGGCGCATGATCTTCTCGGCCCCGAGATGGGTGAGGTCGAGGTGGACGTACGCCTCGCCGCCGATCCCGCGCCCCTCGTTGATCTCCGTCTGGATCGAGCGGGAGACGAGGTCGCGGGGCGCGAGCTCGAGCTTGTCGGGGGCGTACCGCTCCATGAAGCGCTCGCCCGTGTCGTTGATCAGGTAGCCCCCCTCCCCGCGGGCCGCCTCGCTCACGAGTATGCCCTGCAGGTAGAGGCCCGTCGGGTGGAACTGCACGAACTCCATGTCCTCGAGGGGCAGGCCGGCGCGGAGCACGAGGCTCAGGCCGTCGCCCGTGTTGGCCAGGGCGTTCGAGGTGATCTTGAAGACCTTGCCGTAGCCGCCCGTGCCGAACATGACCGCCTTCGCGTGGAAGACGTGCACGCCGCCGTTGATCACGTCCCAGGCGACGATCCCGCGGCAGACGCCGTCGCGGATGATCAGCTCGGTGGCGTAGAACTCGGGATAGAAGCGGACGCCGTTCTTCATGCAATGCTCGTAGAGCGTGTGGAGCAGCGCGTGGCCGGTGCGGTCGACGGCGTAGCAGGCGCGAAGGACGGGGCCGCCGCGGCCGAAATCCTTCGTGTGCCCGCCGAACTTCCGCTGGGCGATCCGTCCCTCGGGTGTGCGGGAGAAGGGCGAGCCCATGTGCTCGAACTCGCGCACGACGACCGGGGCCTCCTTGACGAGGATCTCGATCGCGTCCTGGTCTCCCAGGTAGTCGCTCCCCTTCACCGTGTCGAACATGTGCCACTCCCAGTGATCCTCTTCCTCGTTCGCGAGGGAGGCGGCGATGCCGCCCTGGGCGGCGCCGCTGTGGGAGCGTGTCGGGAAGACCTTGCTGATGACCGCGACGTCGAATTCCGCGGAGGCTTCGACGGCGGCGCGCATGCCGGCAAGACCGGCCCCGACGACGATCACGTCGTGGCGATGGACGTAATGGACGCCCACGCCCTCGACGTCATGGATGGTTTCGGGATCCATCGTTGCCATGAGCCATCAACCTCCGGCTTGGAAGGGCAGGAGCGTCAGGATGCCGAGCGTCGTGAAGACGAGCGCGGCGATCGCGATCCCGCCGTAGAGCAGCACCCTGAGCCAGTCGCGGTGAATGTAGTCGTCGAGAACG
Coding sequences:
- a CDS encoding succinate dehydrogenase iron-sulfur subunit: MAMMTFKIHRFNPDDERRGRYVQEYQVDVRKGMTILDCLNEIKWKQDGTLTFRRSCRSGICGSCAMWVNGMNRLACETQAATLGSNRIEIRPMPGYPVVKDLAVSLDPLVRGLMAVKPWLIANGPPPTDQERLQSPEEREKLLGLYECILCGACTSSCPSFWADGDYIGPHAFLKAYRFVADSRDDGAKAHLDACDDKHGLWRCHTIFNCVEACPKDLNPTKAISELKKELVRRKIG
- a CDS encoding N(4)-(beta-N-acetylglucosaminyl)-L-asparaginase; the encoded protein is MPLDRLNAEGASRGGESVPTALSTWPHGLAANEAAWAILAAGGTALDAVEAGARVTEDDPGVTSVGYGGYPDAAGRVTLDASIMGPDGLAGAVAFVDGFRHPVSIARAVMERTDHVMLAGAGAEAFARRCGFEKSGLLTDRAREAWRTWKRGGGKTIPPGEDHDTIGVLALDATGDLAGACTTSGAAFKLRGRVGDSPIPGAGLFVDNEVGAAAATGRGEAIMRVCGTFLVVEHMRRGGSPRDACAEALERIVLAHGGRTDFQVAFVALDRTGNVGACSLREGFEYAIRRDGRNELVAADSLR
- a CDS encoding succinate dehydrogenase flavoprotein subunit; protein product: MDPETIHDVEGVGVHYVHRHDVIVVGAGLAGMRAAVEASAEFDVAVISKVFPTRSHSGAAQGGIAASLANEEEDHWEWHMFDTVKGSDYLGDQDAIEILVKEAPVVVREFEHMGSPFSRTPEGRIAQRKFGGHTKDFGRGGPVLRACYAVDRTGHALLHTLYEHCMKNGVRFYPEFYATELIIRDGVCRGIVAWDVINGGVHVFHAKAVMFGTGGYGKVFKITSNALANTGDGLSLVLRAGLPLEDMEFVQFHPTGLYLQGILVSEAARGEGGYLINDTGERFMERYAPDKLELAPRDLVSRSIQTEINEGRGIGGEAYVHLDLTHLGAEKIMRQLPQIHELAWKFLHVDCTKEPIPIQPTAHYSMGGIPTDKDARVLLDGKETPVTGFFAGGECACVSVHGGNRLGTNSLLEASLFGRRAGKSMVRFLRETREFPELPADAARVSIAEIDRVLSADGDQRVSDLREELQERMTRDCGIFRNAEKLEAMMADLVSLEKRFARIRIDDRSRRFNYDLLEAIELGHMLEFSELIVAGALKRQESRGAHSRVDFPKRDDEKWLKHTLAWKTGGEVRFDYKPVVITRFQPKERTY